Within the uncultured Bacteroides sp. genome, the region TTTAAAATCAGGTTTCTTAAAATGCGTAGAATTAAACGTAGATATCTATTATTACCTCTGTAGTAACGCATAAAAAAATGATAATATCTGACTTTGTAAAGTTGAGTTTCTAAACTCTTATCATTTACAAAACCTACAAATTCCTTATCCTTATTTAAGTTGAAAAAATCATGAATGTACTTGTTACTTTTTAATGGTAAATCAACTCCGGAAATAATATGATAATATTGGTAAGGACCATTGTTGTAAGCTTCCTTTAAGAGCTCCAATTCACATTTTATCAGACTAATGTCGCCCCATCTTACATCAATTCTATTATTAATGAAATAAACTTTTGATTTATGGGTATCACATATTTTATAATCTCTTACCTTTTTGTCTATATGTAAATAGATATCATTCTTGTTATCATCTAATAACTGAATCAGTTTATTGAGAATATAAAAATTATTATGAACGATAATTAAAAATGCGTGTTTTTCTTCCATTCTCTTTCTTTTTGTGTCATGCAAAAATACAAAAATATTTAGGACTTGTTTAGAAATTCTGGTTAAAGTTCAGATGGTAGTTTCTTGCTCCGGTAGTTACTCACCTGCTATCAATCCCCATTTATTATTTTGATTCAAATGTTAGCTTATGCTTATTGTTAATTTTTTTTTTGCCAATAATGCTTGAGTAGACGGATCTTTAGAGGGTAAAATAACTAATCTACCCGGTCTTTACCAAATTATCATCATATAATGGTCTGTTATCGTAGGAGTACCCCACCAACCTAATTGCTCGTTGCCCAAGTCGAAATATGAGGTGCATCATCTTTGGACCGTAGAAAAGTCTTTTTAGTAGCTCTATAATTTAGCTCTCAGATCTTTTTACTTATGCTTTTATCTGATAAAAGATTGTCCCAAAATGGAATATTAAGATTATTTGCGCTTGGTAGTAATTGATAAGAGGAACTTTTTTTATAACTTTCCGCCGTTTTTCAATAGATATGCTAAA harbors:
- a CDS encoding beta-1,6-N-acetylglucosaminyltransferase, with protein sequence MEEKHAFLIIVHNNFYILNKLIQLLDDNKNDIYLHIDKKVRDYKICDTHKSKVYFINNRIDVRWGDISLIKCELELLKEAYNNGPYQYYHIISGVDLPLKSNKYIHDFFNLNKDKEFVGFVNDKSLETQLYKVRYYHFFMRYYRGNNRYLRLILRILRNLILKFEEIFHISRNKEYTYMKGANWLSVTNNFVKYLLPWEKDILSRYRYTECADEFFIQSTLWNSPFRENIYDINDEYKSCLRKIDRKRGCVYTWENDDFNELISSNYLFARKFDEKNTEIIDKIFNHLKGLDDNN